A window of Puntigrus tetrazona isolate hp1 chromosome 11, ASM1883169v1, whole genome shotgun sequence contains these coding sequences:
- the cant1b gene encoding soluble calcium-activated nucleotidase 1b isoform X2, which produces MTEESTSRGPMHSMRVSVRGVSMFSSITSAISDPRFRFRWRAITVTTLLALAVLVYLHQTSSSSTDGKVSGQRSWRSSRDVSGAESGGMAAAESMDSRYNDTYPLSPPENTASGIRYRIGVIADLDTNSRSQKDDTWFSFLKRGHLLVSDSGDSVSVEWDPEPVVLESHLSEKGRGMELSELVAFNGHLYSVDDRTGVVYRIEANRAVPWVILPDGDGSVSKGFKAEWLAVKDERLYVGGLGKEWTTISGEFVNNNPEWVKVIGFHGDVEHENWVPRYNALKKAADIRPPGYLIHESSVWSERLQRWFFLPRRASSERYEETADERRGTNLILSCSPDFAQISVSRIGPLKPTLGFSSFRFVPDTDDQIVLALKSEEDAGHIASYITAFTLDGRVLLPDTKIGDVKYEGLEFI; this is translated from the exons CGAGCCGCGGCCCGATGCACTCCATGCGGGTTTCCGTTCGCGGCGTCTCCATGTTCTCCTCCATCACCAGCGCCATCTCCGACCCGCGCTTCCGCTTCCGATGGCGGGCCATCACGGTGACGACCCTCCTGGCCTTGGCCGTCCTCGTCTACCTCCACCAAACGTCATCGAGCTCCACCGACGGCAAAGTTAGCGGTCAGCGCTCGTGGCGATCCAGCCGAGACGTGTCGGGGGCAGAG TCAGGCGGGATGGCCGCGGCCGAATCGATGGACTCGCGCTACAACGACACGTACCCGCTCAGTCCACCGGAAAACACGGCCAGCGGGATCCGTTACCGGATCGGAGTCATAGCGGACCTGGACACGAACTCACGGAGCCAGAAGGACGACACGTGGTTCAGCTTCCTGAAGCGGGGGCACCTGCTGGTGTCTGACAGCGGGGACAGCGTTTCCGTGGAGTGGGACCCGGAGCCCGTGGTTCTGGAGAGTCACCTGTCGGAGAAGGGCCGCGGCATGGAGCTGTCCGAGCTGGTGGCGTTTAACGGGCATCTGTACAGCGTGGACGACCGCACCGGCGTGGTCTACCGGATCGAGGCCAACAGAGCCGTGCCGTGGGTCATCCTGCCCGACGGAGACGGCAGCGTGTCTAAAG GTTTTAAGGCGGAGTGGTTGGCGGTGAAGGACGAGCGTCTGTATGTCGGAGGTCTCGGTAAGGAGTGGACGACCATCAGCGGAGAGTTCGTCAACAACAACCCTGAGTGGGTGAAGGTGATCGGTTTCCATGGTGACGTGGAGCACGAGAACTGGGTACCGCGGTATAACGCCTTGAAGAAAGCAGCAGATATCAGACCGCCAG GTTATCTGATCCACGAGTCGTCGGTGTGGAGCGAGCGTCTCCAGCGCTGGTTCTTTCTCCCGCGGCGCGCTAGCTCCGAGCGCTACGAGGAAACGGCGGACGAGCGGCGAGGAACAAACCTCATCCTGAGCTGCTCGCCGGACTTCGCTCAGATCTCGGTGTCACGCATCGGGCCGCTCAAGCCCACGCTCGGCTTCTCCTCCTTCAGATTCGTCCCCGACACCGACGACCAGATCGTGCTGGCGCTCAAATCGGAGGAGGACGCGGGACACATCGCCTCCTACATCACGGCCTTCACGCTGGACGGACGGGTCCTGCTGCCCGACACCAAGATCGGAGACGTCAAGTACGAAGGGCTGGAGTTCATCTAG
- the cant1b gene encoding soluble calcium-activated nucleotidase 1b isoform X1 encodes MKDSTAHMRARKRASRGPMHSMRVSVRGVSMFSSITSAISDPRFRFRWRAITVTTLLALAVLVYLHQTSSSSTDGKVSGQRSWRSSRDVSGAESGGMAAAESMDSRYNDTYPLSPPENTASGIRYRIGVIADLDTNSRSQKDDTWFSFLKRGHLLVSDSGDSVSVEWDPEPVVLESHLSEKGRGMELSELVAFNGHLYSVDDRTGVVYRIEANRAVPWVILPDGDGSVSKGFKAEWLAVKDERLYVGGLGKEWTTISGEFVNNNPEWVKVIGFHGDVEHENWVPRYNALKKAADIRPPGYLIHESSVWSERLQRWFFLPRRASSERYEETADERRGTNLILSCSPDFAQISVSRIGPLKPTLGFSSFRFVPDTDDQIVLALKSEEDAGHIASYITAFTLDGRVLLPDTKIGDVKYEGLEFI; translated from the exons CGAGCCGCGGCCCGATGCACTCCATGCGGGTTTCCGTTCGCGGCGTCTCCATGTTCTCCTCCATCACCAGCGCCATCTCCGACCCGCGCTTCCGCTTCCGATGGCGGGCCATCACGGTGACGACCCTCCTGGCCTTGGCCGTCCTCGTCTACCTCCACCAAACGTCATCGAGCTCCACCGACGGCAAAGTTAGCGGTCAGCGCTCGTGGCGATCCAGCCGAGACGTGTCGGGGGCAGAG TCAGGCGGGATGGCCGCGGCCGAATCGATGGACTCGCGCTACAACGACACGTACCCGCTCAGTCCACCGGAAAACACGGCCAGCGGGATCCGTTACCGGATCGGAGTCATAGCGGACCTGGACACGAACTCACGGAGCCAGAAGGACGACACGTGGTTCAGCTTCCTGAAGCGGGGGCACCTGCTGGTGTCTGACAGCGGGGACAGCGTTTCCGTGGAGTGGGACCCGGAGCCCGTGGTTCTGGAGAGTCACCTGTCGGAGAAGGGCCGCGGCATGGAGCTGTCCGAGCTGGTGGCGTTTAACGGGCATCTGTACAGCGTGGACGACCGCACCGGCGTGGTCTACCGGATCGAGGCCAACAGAGCCGTGCCGTGGGTCATCCTGCCCGACGGAGACGGCAGCGTGTCTAAAG GTTTTAAGGCGGAGTGGTTGGCGGTGAAGGACGAGCGTCTGTATGTCGGAGGTCTCGGTAAGGAGTGGACGACCATCAGCGGAGAGTTCGTCAACAACAACCCTGAGTGGGTGAAGGTGATCGGTTTCCATGGTGACGTGGAGCACGAGAACTGGGTACCGCGGTATAACGCCTTGAAGAAAGCAGCAGATATCAGACCGCCAG GTTATCTGATCCACGAGTCGTCGGTGTGGAGCGAGCGTCTCCAGCGCTGGTTCTTTCTCCCGCGGCGCGCTAGCTCCGAGCGCTACGAGGAAACGGCGGACGAGCGGCGAGGAACAAACCTCATCCTGAGCTGCTCGCCGGACTTCGCTCAGATCTCGGTGTCACGCATCGGGCCGCTCAAGCCCACGCTCGGCTTCTCCTCCTTCAGATTCGTCCCCGACACCGACGACCAGATCGTGCTGGCGCTCAAATCGGAGGAGGACGCGGGACACATCGCCTCCTACATCACGGCCTTCACGCTGGACGGACGGGTCCTGCTGCCCGACACCAAGATCGGAGACGTCAAGTACGAAGGGCTGGAGTTCATCTAG